In Burkholderia sp. HI2500, one DNA window encodes the following:
- a CDS encoding aminodeoxychorismate/anthranilate synthase component II: protein MLLMIDNYDSFTYNLVQYFGELGEDVRTYRNDEITLDEIARLNPDAICLSPGPSNPQHAGITLDVLKAFAGKKPILGVCLGHQAIGEAFGGRVVRAKTIMHGKVSKIETDCRGVFADLPKHFDVTRYHSLAIERESLPDCLEVSAWTDDGEIMGVRHKTLPIEGVQFHPESILSEHGHALLENFLKQARAAAAQAA, encoded by the coding sequence ATGCTGCTCATGATCGACAACTACGACTCGTTTACCTACAACCTGGTCCAGTACTTCGGCGAACTCGGCGAGGACGTGCGCACCTACCGCAACGACGAAATCACGCTCGACGAAATCGCGCGCCTGAATCCCGATGCGATCTGCCTGTCGCCCGGCCCGAGCAACCCGCAGCACGCGGGCATCACGCTCGACGTGCTGAAAGCATTCGCGGGCAAGAAGCCGATCCTCGGCGTGTGCCTCGGCCATCAGGCGATCGGCGAGGCCTTCGGCGGCCGCGTCGTGCGCGCGAAGACCATCATGCACGGCAAGGTGAGCAAGATCGAAACCGACTGCCGCGGTGTATTCGCCGACCTGCCGAAGCACTTCGACGTCACGCGCTATCACTCGCTCGCGATCGAGCGCGAATCGCTGCCCGACTGCCTCGAGGTGTCCGCCTGGACCGACGACGGCGAAATCATGGGCGTGCGCCACAAGACGCTGCCGATCGAAGGCGTGCAGTTCCACCCGGAATCGATCCTGTCCGAGCATGGCCACGCGCTGCTCGAGAATTTTCTGAAACAGGCCCGCGCCGCGGCCGCGCAAGCCGCCTGA
- the trpC gene encoding indole-3-glycerol phosphate synthase TrpC, protein MSDILDRIIGVKREEVAAAMRSAPLEALKLEASARDLRDFVGALRAKHAAGHAAVISEIKKASPSKGVLREHFVPADIARSYAAHGAACLSVLTDEQFFQGSARYLEQARAACELPVLRKDFIVDAYQIIEARAMGADAILLIAAALDTPLMQDLEAYAHSLGLAVLVEVHDRNEMEQALTLKTPLLGINNRNLRTFETSIQTTLDMLDMIPADRIVVTESGILSRTDVDTMRAANVNTFLVGEAFMRAGQPGEELARMFF, encoded by the coding sequence ATGAGCGACATTCTCGACCGAATCATCGGCGTCAAGCGCGAAGAAGTCGCGGCGGCCATGCGCAGCGCGCCGCTCGAGGCACTGAAACTGGAAGCGTCCGCGCGCGACCTGCGCGACTTCGTCGGCGCATTGCGCGCGAAGCATGCGGCCGGCCACGCGGCCGTGATTTCCGAAATCAAGAAGGCCAGCCCGTCGAAGGGCGTGCTGCGCGAGCATTTCGTGCCTGCCGACATCGCGCGTTCGTATGCAGCGCACGGCGCCGCGTGCCTGTCGGTGCTGACCGACGAGCAGTTCTTCCAGGGTAGCGCCCGCTATCTCGAACAAGCGCGCGCGGCCTGCGAACTGCCGGTGCTGCGCAAGGACTTCATCGTCGACGCGTACCAGATCATCGAAGCGCGCGCGATGGGTGCCGACGCGATCCTGCTGATCGCCGCCGCGCTCGACACCCCGCTGATGCAGGATCTCGAAGCGTATGCGCACTCGCTCGGCCTCGCGGTGCTGGTCGAAGTACACGACCGCAACGAGATGGAACAGGCGCTGACGCTCAAGACGCCGCTGCTCGGCATCAACAACCGCAACCTGCGCACGTTCGAGACGTCGATCCAGACCACGCTCGACATGCTCGACATGATTCCGGCCGACCGGATCGTCGTGACCGAATCGGGCATCCTGTCGCGCACCGACGTCGACACGATGCGCGCGGCGAACGTGAACACGTTCCTCGTCGGCGAAGCGTTCATGCGCGCCGGGCAGCCGGGCGAAGAACTCGCACGGATGTTCTTCTGA
- the rpe gene encoding ribulose-phosphate 3-epimerase yields the protein MTQFRIAPSILSADFARLGEEVRNVVAAGADWIHFDVMDNHYVPNLTIGPLVCEAIRPHVQVPIDVHLMVRPVDRIVPDFAKAGANLISFHPEGSDHIDRTLSLIRDHGCKAGLVFNPATPLNYLDHVMDRLDFVLLMSVNPGFGGQSFIPETLNKLREARARIDAYTERTGREILLEVDGGVKTDNIAEIAAAGADTFVAGSAIFGKPDYRKVIDEMRAALATVERS from the coding sequence ATGACCCAATTCCGCATCGCTCCCAGCATCCTGTCGGCCGATTTCGCACGGCTCGGCGAAGAAGTCCGCAACGTGGTCGCCGCCGGCGCCGACTGGATCCACTTCGACGTGATGGACAACCATTACGTGCCGAACCTGACCATCGGCCCGCTCGTGTGCGAAGCGATCCGCCCGCACGTGCAGGTGCCGATCGACGTGCACCTGATGGTGCGCCCGGTCGACCGGATCGTGCCCGATTTTGCGAAGGCCGGTGCCAACCTGATCAGCTTCCACCCGGAAGGCTCCGATCACATCGACCGCACGCTGTCGCTGATCCGCGACCACGGCTGCAAGGCCGGCCTCGTGTTCAACCCGGCCACGCCGCTGAACTACCTCGACCACGTGATGGACCGCCTCGACTTCGTGCTGCTGATGTCGGTCAACCCGGGCTTCGGCGGCCAGTCGTTCATTCCGGAAACGCTGAACAAGCTGCGCGAAGCACGCGCACGCATCGACGCGTACACCGAGCGCACCGGCCGAGAGATCCTGCTTGAAGTCGACGGCGGCGTGAAGACCGACAACATCGCGGAAATCGCGGCGGCCGGCGCCGACACCTTCGTCGCGGGTTCGGCGATTTTCGGCAAGCCGGACTACCGCAAGGTGATCGACGAGATGCGCGCCGCGCTCGCTACCGTCGAGCGGAGCTGA
- a CDS encoding CYTH domain-containing protein codes for MAIEKEIKLALPAGQADAARRFFETLTGEPGRDITLANVYYDTPDLALARSKSAVRVRRTPQGWLQTFKTVGSAEGGLHRRHEWELPVAGDALEIDALVAACDVPEAAAALNDAAGSLSALFRTDFSRTLWRIAIGGATVEAAVDLGEIVVQAEHETRREPISEIELELIDGPEAALATLAAELQQALPGLVPENISKAQRGYRLRAQ; via the coding sequence ATGGCGATCGAAAAGGAAATCAAGCTCGCGCTGCCGGCCGGCCAGGCCGACGCCGCGCGACGCTTCTTCGAGACGCTGACCGGCGAACCCGGTCGCGACATCACGCTCGCAAACGTCTATTACGACACGCCCGATCTCGCGCTGGCCCGCTCGAAGAGCGCGGTGCGCGTGCGCCGCACGCCGCAAGGCTGGCTGCAGACGTTCAAGACGGTCGGCAGCGCGGAAGGCGGCCTGCATCGCCGCCACGAGTGGGAGCTGCCGGTCGCCGGCGACGCGCTCGAGATCGACGCGCTCGTCGCAGCCTGCGACGTGCCGGAAGCCGCCGCCGCGCTGAATGACGCGGCCGGTTCGCTGTCGGCGCTGTTCCGCACGGATTTTTCGCGTACGCTGTGGCGCATCGCAATCGGCGGCGCAACCGTCGAAGCCGCGGTGGACCTCGGCGAGATCGTCGTCCAGGCGGAACACGAAACGCGCCGCGAACCGATCAGCGAAATCGAACTCGAACTGATCGACGGCCCGGAGGCGGCGCTTGCAACGCTCGCCGCCGAATTGCAGCAAGCGCTGCCGGGCCTCGTTCCCGAAAACATCAGCAAGGCGCAGCGCGGCTACCGGCTGCGCGCGCAATAA
- the paaK gene encoding phenylacetate--CoA ligase PaaK: MTTPLPLEPIETASRDELTALQLERLKWSLRHAYDHSPVYRRKFDDAGVHPDDLKTLADLSRFPFTTKSDLRDSYPFGMFAVPQDQISRIHASSGTTGKPTVVGYTARDIDTWANLVARSIRAAGARRGDKVHVSYGYGLFTGGLGAHYGAERAGLTVIPFGGGQTEKQVQLIQDFRPDIIMVTPSYMLSIADEIERQGLDPVQSSLRIGIFGAEPWTNDMRVAIEQRMGIDAVDIYGLSEVMGPGVASECVETKDGPTIWEDHFYPEIIDPETGEVLPDGELGELVFTSLTKEALPIVRYRTRDLTRLLPGTARTMRRMEKITGRSDDMMIVRGVNVFPTQIEEQLLKQHALAPHYQIVLTKEGPLDVMTLNVEPCPETAPDTAAIHAAKQALAYDIKSLIGVTAVINVLPVNGIERSVGKARRVVDKRRG; encoded by the coding sequence ATGACTACCCCGCTACCGCTCGAGCCGATCGAGACCGCCTCACGCGACGAGCTGACCGCGCTGCAGCTCGAGCGCCTCAAGTGGTCGCTCCGGCATGCGTATGACCACTCCCCCGTCTATCGTCGCAAGTTCGACGACGCGGGTGTCCACCCGGACGACCTGAAGACGCTCGCCGACCTGTCGCGCTTCCCGTTCACGACGAAGAGCGACCTGCGCGACAGTTACCCGTTCGGGATGTTCGCGGTGCCGCAGGACCAGATCTCGCGCATTCATGCGTCGTCGGGCACGACCGGCAAGCCGACGGTCGTCGGCTATACGGCCCGCGACATCGACACTTGGGCGAATCTCGTCGCGCGCTCGATCCGCGCCGCCGGGGCGCGCCGCGGCGACAAGGTGCACGTCAGCTACGGCTATGGCTTGTTCACGGGCGGGCTTGGCGCACACTACGGTGCCGAACGCGCAGGGCTGACCGTGATCCCGTTCGGTGGCGGCCAGACCGAGAAGCAGGTGCAGTTGATCCAGGATTTCCGGCCCGACATCATCATGGTGACGCCGAGCTACATGCTGTCGATCGCCGACGAAATCGAGCGCCAGGGCCTCGATCCCGTGCAGAGTTCGCTGCGCATCGGCATCTTCGGCGCGGAACCCTGGACCAACGACATGCGCGTCGCGATCGAGCAGCGGATGGGCATCGATGCGGTCGACATTTACGGGCTGTCCGAAGTGATGGGCCCCGGCGTCGCGTCCGAATGCGTCGAGACCAAGGACGGCCCGACCATCTGGGAAGACCACTTCTATCCGGAAATCATCGATCCCGAAACCGGCGAGGTGCTTCCGGACGGCGAACTCGGCGAGCTCGTGTTCACGTCGCTGACAAAGGAGGCGCTGCCGATCGTCCGCTACCGGACCCGCGACCTCACGCGGCTGTTGCCCGGCACTGCCCGCACGATGCGCCGGATGGAGAAGATCACCGGGCGCTCGGACGACATGATGATCGTGCGCGGCGTCAACGTGTTCCCGACGCAAATCGAGGAGCAGTTGCTCAAGCAGCACGCGCTCGCCCCGCACTATCAGATCGTGCTGACGAAGGAAGGCCCGCTCGACGTGATGACGCTCAATGTCGAGCCTTGCCCCGAGACAGCACCCGATACGGCGGCGATCCATGCGGCAAAACAGGCGCTCGCCTACGACATCAAGTCGCTGATCGGCGTAACGGCCGTGATCAACGTGCTTCCCGTGAACGGGATCGAGCGGTCGGTCGGCAAGGCGCGACGCGTCGTCGACAAGCGCAGGGGCTGA
- the trpD gene encoding anthranilate phosphoribosyltransferase, whose product MTITPQEALQRTIEHREIFHDEMLHLMRLIMRGDMSPVMAAAIITGLRVKKETIGEIAAAATVMREFANHVEVQDNSNFVDIVGTGGDGSHTFNISTASMFVTAAAGAKVAKHGNRGVSSKSGSADVLEALGVNIDLQSDQVAASIAETGMGFMFAPNHHPAMKNIAAVRRELGVRTIFNILGPLTNPAGAPNQLMGVFHPDLVGIQVRVMQRLGAQHVLVVYGKDGMDEVSLGAATLVGELRDGKVHEYEIHPEDFGLQMVSNRTLKVENADESRTMLLGALDNQPGVAREIVTLNAGTALYAANVAESIADGIQLAREAIASGKARAKVDELVRFTQQFKR is encoded by the coding sequence ATGACGATTACCCCGCAGGAAGCGCTGCAGCGCACGATCGAACACCGCGAAATCTTCCACGACGAGATGCTGCATCTGATGCGGCTCATCATGCGCGGCGACATGTCGCCCGTGATGGCGGCCGCGATCATCACCGGGCTGCGCGTGAAGAAGGAGACGATCGGCGAGATCGCCGCCGCCGCGACCGTGATGCGCGAATTCGCGAACCACGTCGAGGTGCAGGACAACTCGAACTTCGTCGACATCGTCGGCACCGGCGGCGACGGCTCGCACACGTTCAACATCTCGACCGCGTCGATGTTCGTCACGGCCGCGGCCGGCGCGAAAGTCGCGAAGCACGGCAACCGCGGCGTATCGAGCAAGTCCGGCAGCGCCGACGTGCTCGAGGCGCTCGGCGTGAACATCGACCTGCAGTCCGACCAGGTTGCCGCGTCGATCGCCGAAACGGGCATGGGCTTCATGTTCGCGCCGAACCATCACCCGGCGATGAAGAACATCGCAGCCGTGCGCCGCGAGCTCGGCGTGCGCACGATCTTCAACATCCTCGGCCCGCTGACCAACCCGGCCGGCGCGCCGAACCAGCTGATGGGCGTGTTCCACCCCGACCTCGTCGGCATCCAGGTGCGCGTGATGCAGCGCCTGGGCGCGCAGCACGTGCTGGTCGTGTACGGCAAGGACGGGATGGACGAGGTATCGCTCGGCGCGGCAACGCTCGTCGGCGAGCTGCGCGACGGCAAGGTGCACGAATACGAGATCCATCCGGAAGACTTCGGCCTGCAGATGGTGTCGAACCGCACGCTGAAGGTGGAAAATGCCGACGAATCGCGCACGATGCTGCTCGGTGCGCTGGACAACCAGCCGGGCGTCGCGCGTGAGATCGTCACACTGAACGCCGGCACCGCGCTCTATGCGGCGAACGTCGCCGAGTCGATCGCGGACGGCATCCAGCTCGCCCGCGAAGCGATCGCGAGCGGCAAGGCCCGCGCGAAAGTCGACGAACTCGTGCGCTTCACGCAGCAGTTCAAGCGCTGA
- a CDS encoding phosphoglycolate phosphatase, whose protein sequence is MADSSLAGHASAGAAPEAAPIRFATPRIDAALIDLDGTMVDTADDFTAGLNGMLAQLGAPATSRDEVIGYVGKGSEHLIQSVLKPRFAADEAHARFDDALAIYQTEYAKINGRHTRLYPDVAAGLDALRAAGIRLACVTNKPHRFAVELLEQYGLADCFGIVLGGDSVARKKPDPLPMLTACNALGVAPDAAVAIGDSENDALAGRAAGMATLTVPYGYNHGKAIQTINSDGIVDSLLVAARAISAHNAGRPTL, encoded by the coding sequence GTGGCCGACTCGTCGCTCGCCGGCCATGCATCGGCCGGGGCCGCACCGGAAGCCGCTCCGATCCGCTTCGCCACGCCGCGCATCGACGCAGCGCTGATCGATCTCGACGGCACCATGGTCGATACGGCCGACGATTTCACGGCCGGCCTGAACGGGATGCTCGCGCAGCTCGGCGCGCCGGCCACGTCGCGCGACGAGGTGATCGGCTACGTCGGCAAGGGCTCCGAACACCTGATCCAGAGCGTGCTGAAACCGCGCTTCGCAGCCGACGAGGCGCACGCCCGCTTCGACGACGCACTCGCGATCTACCAGACCGAGTACGCGAAGATCAACGGCCGCCACACACGCCTCTACCCGGACGTGGCCGCCGGTCTCGACGCGCTGCGCGCAGCCGGCATCCGGCTCGCGTGCGTGACGAACAAGCCGCATCGCTTCGCGGTCGAGCTGCTCGAGCAATACGGGCTGGCCGATTGCTTCGGCATCGTGCTCGGCGGCGACAGCGTCGCGCGCAAGAAGCCCGATCCGCTGCCGATGCTGACGGCCTGCAACGCGCTCGGCGTCGCACCGGATGCGGCAGTCGCGATCGGCGACTCGGAAAACGATGCGCTGGCAGGCCGCGCGGCCGGGATGGCGACGCTGACGGTGCCGTACGGCTACAACCATGGCAAAGCTATACAAACGATAAATTCGGATGGTATAGTCGATTCGTTGCTGGTCGCAGCTCGCGCGATCTCCGCGCACAACGCCGGCCGGCCAACCCTCTGA
- the apaG gene encoding Co2+/Mg2+ efflux protein ApaG: MSQYQFTVSVKTSYLPEQSDPDRRQYAFAYTLTIRNTGQVAAQLIARHWIITDSESHVQEVKGLGVVGHQPLLQPGEHFEYTSWAVIATPVGTMRGAYFCVAEDGERFEAPVDEFALHMPRTLH, translated from the coding sequence ATGAGTCAGTATCAATTCACCGTTTCGGTGAAAACCAGCTACTTGCCGGAACAATCCGACCCCGATCGCCGTCAATACGCATTCGCGTACACGCTGACGATCCGCAACACGGGACAGGTCGCGGCGCAACTGATCGCGCGTCACTGGATCATCACGGACAGCGAGAGCCACGTGCAGGAAGTGAAGGGGCTCGGCGTCGTCGGGCACCAGCCGCTGCTCCAGCCGGGCGAGCACTTCGAGTACACGAGCTGGGCCGTGATCGCGACACCGGTCGGCACGATGCGTGGCGCGTACTTCTGCGTGGCGGAGGACGGCGAGCGTTTCGAGGCGCCGGTCGACGAGTTCGCACTGCACATGCCGCGCACGCTGCATTGA
- the trpE gene encoding anthranilate synthase component I, with amino-acid sequence MTELEFQSLANEGYNRIPLIAEALADLETPLSLYLKLAQPERSGANSFLLESVVGGERFGRYSFIGLPARTLVRTRNGVSEVVRDGEVVETHDGDPFQFIESFQARFKVAQRPGLPRFCGGLAGYFGYDAVRYIEKKLANTAPRDDLGLPDIQLLLTEEVAVIDNLAGKLYLIIYADPSQAEAYTKAKQRLRELKQRLRTTVQPPVTSASVRTETFREFKKDDYLAAVRQAKEYIAAGELMQIQVGQRLTKPYRDNPLSLYRALRSLNPSPYMYYYNFGDFHVVGASPEILVRQEKRGEDQIVTIRPLAGTRPRGNTPERDAELATELLNDPKEIAEHVMLIDLARNDVGRIAEIGSVHVTDQMVIEKYSHVQHIVSSVEGKLKPGMTNYDVLRATFPAGTLSGAPKVRAMELIDELEPVKRGLYGGAVGYLSFSGEMDLAIAIRTGLIHNGNLYVQAAAGVVADSVPESEWQETENKARAVLRAAEQVQDGLDSDF; translated from the coding sequence ATGACCGAACTCGAATTTCAATCGCTCGCGAACGAAGGCTACAACCGCATCCCGCTGATCGCGGAGGCCCTCGCCGATCTCGAAACGCCGCTGTCCCTCTACCTGAAGCTGGCCCAGCCCGAACGCTCGGGCGCCAACTCGTTCCTGCTCGAATCGGTGGTCGGCGGCGAACGCTTCGGCCGCTATTCGTTCATCGGCCTGCCCGCCCGTACGCTCGTGCGGACCCGCAACGGCGTGTCGGAAGTCGTACGCGACGGCGAGGTCGTCGAGACGCACGACGGCGACCCGTTCCAGTTCATCGAATCGTTCCAGGCGCGCTTCAAGGTGGCGCAGCGCCCGGGCCTGCCACGCTTCTGCGGCGGTCTCGCCGGCTATTTCGGCTACGACGCGGTGCGCTACATCGAGAAGAAGCTCGCGAACACCGCACCGCGCGACGATCTCGGCCTGCCCGACATCCAGTTGCTGCTGACCGAGGAAGTCGCGGTCATCGACAACCTCGCCGGCAAGCTGTACCTGATCATCTACGCGGATCCGAGCCAGGCCGAAGCCTATACGAAGGCGAAACAACGCCTGCGCGAACTGAAGCAGCGCCTGCGCACGACCGTGCAGCCGCCGGTCACGTCGGCGAGCGTGCGCACCGAGACGTTCCGCGAGTTCAAGAAGGATGATTATCTGGCCGCCGTGCGCCAGGCGAAGGAATACATCGCGGCCGGCGAGCTGATGCAGATCCAGGTCGGCCAGCGTCTGACGAAGCCGTACCGCGACAATCCGCTGTCGCTGTATCGCGCGCTGCGTTCGCTGAACCCGTCGCCGTACATGTACTACTACAACTTCGGCGATTTCCACGTGGTCGGCGCATCGCCGGAAATCCTCGTGCGCCAGGAAAAGCGCGGCGAAGACCAGATCGTCACGATCCGCCCGCTTGCCGGCACGCGACCGCGCGGCAACACGCCCGAGCGCGACGCGGAACTCGCGACCGAGCTGCTCAACGATCCGAAGGAGATCGCCGAGCACGTGATGCTGATCGACCTCGCGCGCAACGACGTCGGCCGCATCGCGGAAATCGGCTCGGTGCACGTGACCGACCAGATGGTCATCGAGAAATACTCGCACGTGCAGCACATCGTCAGCTCGGTCGAAGGCAAGCTGAAGCCCGGCATGACGAACTACGACGTGCTGCGCGCGACGTTCCCGGCCGGCACGCTGTCCGGCGCGCCGAAGGTCCGTGCGATGGAACTGATCGACGAACTCGAGCCGGTCAAGCGCGGGCTGTACGGCGGCGCCGTCGGCTACCTGTCGTTCTCGGGCGAGATGGATCTCGCGATCGCGATCCGCACGGGCCTGATCCACAACGGCAACCTTTACGTGCAAGCGGCGGCCGGCGTCGTCGCGGATTCGGTGCCCGAATCCGAATGGCAAGAGACCGAAAACAAGGCGCGCGCGGTGCTGCGTGCGGCCGAACAGGTCCAGGACGGCCTCGATAGCGACTTCTGA
- the mltA gene encoding murein transglycosylase A, giving the protein MWFGPRVAGWVAAAAAAALLAACGGAPTRTSSLKPPTGAAIVPGQVAAKRLTPVAWQQVPGWQDDSLLGATAALRQNCVRLARQPAWARACAAADRLDELDVSSARTFFETYFTPFQLANTDGTLDGLVTGYYEPLLHGSRVRRGPYQYALYRWPAGYRAGAALPARAQLERAGILNGNELVWVDDPIEAFFLQVQGSGRVLLDDGSVMRVGFGGTNNQPYRSIGKWLLDRGELTPAQATMQGIKAWAKANPTRVDALLDTNPRFVFFRDMPTKEDAPHGGADGPIGALGVPLTPERSIAVDPSSIPLGTPVFLQTTRPLTNTPMNRLVFAQDTGSAIKGGVRADYFWGLGDDAGDQAGRMKQVGRMWLLFPNS; this is encoded by the coding sequence ATGTGGTTTGGGCCCCGGGTGGCCGGGTGGGTTGCGGCTGCCGCGGCAGCGGCGCTGCTGGCAGCGTGCGGTGGCGCGCCGACGCGGACGTCGTCGCTGAAGCCGCCGACCGGCGCGGCGATCGTGCCGGGTCAGGTTGCCGCGAAGCGGCTCACGCCGGTCGCGTGGCAACAGGTGCCGGGCTGGCAGGACGATTCGCTGCTCGGCGCAACCGCCGCGCTGCGACAGAACTGCGTGCGGCTCGCGCGCCAGCCGGCCTGGGCACGCGCTTGCGCGGCCGCCGACCGGCTCGACGAGCTTGACGTCAGCAGTGCACGCACGTTCTTCGAAACGTATTTCACGCCGTTCCAGCTTGCGAACACCGACGGTACGCTCGACGGGCTCGTGACCGGCTATTACGAGCCGCTGCTGCACGGTTCGCGCGTGCGTCGCGGTCCGTATCAGTACGCGCTCTACCGCTGGCCGGCCGGTTATCGCGCGGGCGCCGCGCTGCCGGCACGCGCGCAGCTCGAACGCGCCGGCATCCTGAACGGCAACGAACTCGTGTGGGTCGACGACCCGATCGAAGCGTTCTTCCTGCAGGTGCAGGGCTCGGGGCGCGTGCTGCTCGACGACGGTTCGGTGATGCGGGTCGGCTTCGGCGGCACCAACAACCAGCCGTACCGCTCGATCGGCAAGTGGCTGCTCGATCGCGGCGAGCTGACGCCCGCTCAGGCGACGATGCAGGGCATCAAGGCGTGGGCGAAGGCGAACCCGACCCGGGTCGACGCGTTGCTCGATACGAACCCGCGGTTCGTGTTCTTCCGCGACATGCCGACCAAGGAAGATGCACCGCACGGCGGCGCGGACGGCCCGATCGGTGCACTGGGCGTACCGCTGACGCCAGAGCGTTCGATCGCCGTCGACCCGTCGTCGATCCCGCTCGGCACGCCCGTGTTCCTGCAGACGACGCGCCCGCTGACGAATACGCCGATGAACCGGCTCGTGTTCGCGCAAGATACGGGCTCCGCGATCAAGGGCGGCGTGCGGGCCGACTATTTCTGGGGGCTCGGCGACGATGCAGGCGATCAGGCCGGGCGGATGAAGCAGGTCGGCCGGATGTGGCTGCTGTTCCCGAATTCGTGA